One region of Oryza sativa Japonica Group chromosome 10, ASM3414082v1 genomic DNA includes:
- the LOC4339389 gene encoding UDP-glycosyltransferase 13 isoform X1: protein MKRKTFVLFPSLGVGHLNPMVELAKHLHRQGLGVVVAVIDPRDDDATSADATARLAAANPSVTFRILPAPATASPDPGPHRVRRSLDTLRLANPVLLEFLRSLPAAVDALLLDMFCVDALDVAAELAIPAYFFFPSPASALAVFLHLPHYYANGTSFREMGKAALLRFPGIPPIRTVDMMATMQDKESETTKIRLYQFKRMMEGKGVLVNSFDWLEPKALKALAAGVCVPDKPTPSVYCVGPLVDTGNKVGSGAERRHACLVWLDAQPRRSVVFLSFGSQGALPAAQLKEIARGLESSGHRFLWVVRSPPEEQATSPEPDLERLLPAGFLERTKGTGMVAKNWAPQAEVVQHEAVGVFVTHCGWNSTLEAIMSALPMICWPLYAEQAMNKVIMVEEMKIAVPLDGYEEGGLVKAEEVEAKVRLVMETEEGRKLREKLVETRDMALDAVKEGGSSEVAFDEFMRDLEKSSLENGVCS, encoded by the coding sequence ATGAAGAGAAAGACGTTTGTGCTGTTCCCGTCGCTGGGCGTCGGACACCTGAACCCCATGGTGGAGCTGGCCAAGCACCTGCACCGCCAAggcctcggcgtcgtcgtcgcggtgATCGACCCACGCGACGATGATGCCACGTCGGCCGACGCGACGGCGCGCCTCGCCGCGGCCAACCCTTCCGTCACGTTCCGCATCCTGCCGGCGCCGGCCACGGCCAGCCCGGACCCCGGCCCGCACCGTGTCAGGCGCAGCCTCGACACGCTCCGGCTCGCCAACCCGGTGCTCCTGGAGTTCCTCCGCTCGCTGCCGGCCGCTGTCGACGCGCTCCTGCTCGACATGTTCTGCGTCGACGCGCTCGACGTCGCGGCCGAGCTCGCCATCCCCGCAtacttcttcttcccctccccgGCAAGCGCCCTCGCCGTCTTCCTCCACCTCCCGCATTACTACGCCAACGGGACGTCATTCAGGGAGATGGGTAAGGCGGCGCTCCTCCGATTCCCCGGCATTCCGCCGATCCGCACCGTGGACATGATGGCGACGATGCAGGACAAGGAGAGCGAGACGACCAAGATCAGGTTGTACCAGTTCAAGCGGATGATGGAAGGGAAGGGCGTGCTGGTGAACAGCTTCGACTGGCTGGAGCCCAAGGCCCTGAAAGCGCTCGCCGCCGGTGTCTGCGTGCCCGACAAGCCCACGCCGAGCGTCTACTGCGTCGGGCCACTGGTCGACACCGGCAACAAGGTAGGGAGCGGCGCCGAGAGGCGCCATGCGTGCCTCGTGTGGCTTGACGCCCAGCCGCGGCGGAGCGTCGTGTTCCTCTCCTTCGGCAGCCAGGGCGCGCTCCCGGCGGCGCAGCTGAAGGAGATAGCTCGTGGGCTCGAGAGCTCCGGCCACCGCTTCCTGTGGGTCGTGAGGAGCCCGCCGGAGGAGCAGGCCACATCACCGGAGCCGGACCTGGAGCGGCTGCTTCCGGCGGGGTTCTTGGAGAGGACGAAGGGCACAGGCATGGTGGCCAAGAACTGGGCGCCACAGGCGGAGGTGGTGCAACACGAGGCGGTCGGCGTGTTCGTCacgcactgcgggtggaactcgacgCTGGAGGCGATCATGTCGGCGCTGCCGATGATATGCTGGCCGCTGTACGCGGAGCAGGCGATGAACAAGGTGATCATGGTGGAGGAGATGAAGATCGCCGTGCCGCTCGACGGCTACGAGGAAGGAGGGTTGGTGAAGGCCGAGGAAGTGGAGGCGAAGGTGAGGCTGGTGATGGAGACCGAGGAAGGGAGGAAGCTCAGGGAGAAGCTGGTGGAGACGAGGGACATGGCGTTGGATGCCGTCAAGGAAGGTGGGTCTTCTGAAGTGGCATTTGATGAGTTCATGAGAGATTTGGAGAAGAGCAGCTTGGAGAATGGCGTTTGTAGCTGA
- the LOC4339389 gene encoding UDP-glycosyltransferase 88F3 isoform X2 → MMPRRPTRRRASPRPTLPSRSASCRRRPRPARTPARTVSGAASTRSGSPTRCSWSSSARCRPLSTRSCSTCSASTRSTSRPSSPSPHTSSSPPRQAPSPSSSTSRITTPTGRHSGRWDKESETTKIRLYQFKRMMEGKGVLVNSFDWLEPKALKALAAGVCVPDKPTPSVYCVGPLVDTGNKVGSGAERRHACLVWLDAQPRRSVVFLSFGSQGALPAAQLKEIARGLESSGHRFLWVVRSPPEEQATSPEPDLERLLPAGFLERTKGTGMVAKNWAPQAEVVQHEAVGVFVTHCGWNSTLEAIMSALPMICWPLYAEQAMNKVIMVEEMKIAVPLDGYEEGGLVKAEEVEAKVRLVMETEEGRKLREKLVETRDMALDAVKEGGSSEVAFDEFMRDLEKSSLENGVCS, encoded by the exons ATGATGCCACGTCGGCCGACGCGACGGCGCGCCTCGCCGCGGCCAACCCTTCCGTCACGTTCCGCATCCTGCCGGCGCCGGCCACGGCCAGCCCGGACCCCGGCCCGCACCGTGTCAGGCGCAGCCTCGACACGCTCCGGCTCGCCAACCCGGTGCTCCTGGAGTTCCTCCGCTCGCTGCCGGCCGCTGTCGACGCGCTCCTGCTCGACATGTTCTGCGTCGACGCGCTCGACGTCGCGGCCGAGCTCGCCATCCCCGCAtacttcttcttcccctccccgGCAAGCGCCCTCGCCGTCTTCCTCCACCTCCCGCATTACTACGCCAACGGGACGTCATTCAGGGAGATGG GACAAGGAGAGCGAGACGACCAAGATCAGGTTGTACCAGTTCAAGCGGATGATGGAAGGGAAGGGCGTGCTGGTGAACAGCTTCGACTGGCTGGAGCCCAAGGCCCTGAAAGCGCTCGCCGCCGGTGTCTGCGTGCCCGACAAGCCCACGCCGAGCGTCTACTGCGTCGGGCCACTGGTCGACACCGGCAACAAGGTAGGGAGCGGCGCCGAGAGGCGCCATGCGTGCCTCGTGTGGCTTGACGCCCAGCCGCGGCGGAGCGTCGTGTTCCTCTCCTTCGGCAGCCAGGGCGCGCTCCCGGCGGCGCAGCTGAAGGAGATAGCTCGTGGGCTCGAGAGCTCCGGCCACCGCTTCCTGTGGGTCGTGAGGAGCCCGCCGGAGGAGCAGGCCACATCACCGGAGCCGGACCTGGAGCGGCTGCTTCCGGCGGGGTTCTTGGAGAGGACGAAGGGCACAGGCATGGTGGCCAAGAACTGGGCGCCACAGGCGGAGGTGGTGCAACACGAGGCGGTCGGCGTGTTCGTCacgcactgcgggtggaactcgacgCTGGAGGCGATCATGTCGGCGCTGCCGATGATATGCTGGCCGCTGTACGCGGAGCAGGCGATGAACAAGGTGATCATGGTGGAGGAGATGAAGATCGCCGTGCCGCTCGACGGCTACGAGGAAGGAGGGTTGGTGAAGGCCGAGGAAGTGGAGGCGAAGGTGAGGCTGGTGATGGAGACCGAGGAAGGGAGGAAGCTCAGGGAGAAGCTGGTGGAGACGAGGGACATGGCGTTGGATGCCGTCAAGGAAGGTGGGTCTTCTGAAGTGGCATTTGATGAGTTCATGAGAGATTTGGAGAAGAGCAGCTTGGAGAATGGCGTTTGTAGCTGA